The nucleotide sequence cccgtagcgatgcttaagtctgtccgaatcatgttggctattgctgcatttcatgattatgaaatttggcaaatggatgtcaagactgcattcttgaatggatttctagaagaagagttgtatatgatgcagccggaaggttttgttgatccaaaaggtgctaacaaagtgtgcaagctccagcgttccatttatggactggtgcaagcatctcggagttggaattaacgttttgatagtgtgatcaaagcatatggttttatacagacttttggagaagcctgtatttacaagaaagtgagtgggagctctgtagcatttctagttttatatgttgatgacatattattaattggaaatgatatagaatttctggatagcataaagggatacttgaataaaagtctttcaatgaaagacctcggtgaagctgcttacatattgggcatcaagatctatagagatagatcaagacgcttaataggactttcacaaagcacataccttgacaaaattttgaaaaagttcaaaatggatcaggcaaagaaaggattcttgcctgtgctacaaggtgtgaagttgagtcaaactcaatgcccgaccacagcagaagatagagagaaaatgaaaaatgttccctatgcttcagccataggctctatcatgtatgcaatgctgtgtaccagacctgacgtatgcttagcaataagcttggtaggaaggtaccaaagtaatccaggagtggatcactggacagcggtcaagaacatcctgaaatacctgaaaaggactaaggatatgtttctcgtatatggaggtgacaaagagctagtcgtaaatggttacgtcgatgcaagctttgacactgatccggacgattctaaatcgcaaaccggatacgtgtttatattaaacggtggagctgtaagttggtgtagttctaaacaaagcgtcatggcgggatctacatgtgaagcggagtacatagctgcttctgaagcagcgaatgaaggagtctggatgaaggagttcatttccgatctaggtgtcatacctagtgcatcgggaccaatgaagatcttctgtgacaatactggtgcaattgccttggcaaaggaatccagatttcacaagaggaccaagcacatcaagagacgcttcaattccattcgggaccaagtccaagtgggagacatagagatttgcaagatacatacggatctgaatgttgcagacccgttgactaagcctatctcacgagcaaaacatgatcagcaccaagactccatgggtgttagaatcattactatgtaatctagattattgactctagtgcaagtgggagactgaaggaaatatgccctagaggcaataataaagttattatttatttcctcatatcatgataaatgtttattattcatgctagaattgtattaaccggaaacatgatacatgtgtgaatacatagacaaacacatagtcactagtgtgcctctacttgactagctcattaatcaaagatggttatgtttcctgaccatagacatgtgttgtcatttgattaatgggatcacataattgggagaatgatgtgattgacatgacccattctgttagcctagcacttgatcgtttagtatactgctattgctttcttcatgacttatacaaagttcctacaactatgagattgtgcaactcccgtttaccgaaagaacactttgtgtgctaccaaacatcacaacgtaactgggtgattataaaggtgctctacaggtgtttccgaaggtacatgttgggttggcataattcgagattaggatttgtcactccgattgtcggagaggtatctctgggccctctcggtaatactcatcacctaagccttgcaagcatgtaactaatgagttagttatgagatgacgtattacggaacgagtaaagagacttgccggtaacgagattgaactaggtattggataccgacgatcaaatctcgggcaagtaacataccgatgacaaagggaacaaagtatgttgttatgcggtttgaccggtaaagatcttcgtagaatatgtaggaaccaatatgggcatccatgtcccactattggttattgaccgagaatggttttaggtcatgtctacatagttctcgaacccgtagggtccgcacgcttaacgtttcgatgacagttttattatgagtttataagttttgatctaccgaagtttgttcggagtcccggatgtgatcacggatatgacgaggagtctcggaatggtcgagacataaagattgatatattggaagcctatgtttggacatcggaatggttccgggtgaaatcggcattttaccggagtaccgggaggttaccggaacccccccgggggattaatgggcctacatgggccaagagggagaagaggaaggagcaaggagggggccgcgtgcccctccccctcctagtccgaataggacaagggaaggggggcggcggcccccctttccttcccctcctcctcctctttcccccttctctcctactccaacttggaaaagggtagtcctactcccggtgggagtaggactcccccctttgtgcgcccccttaggccggcggcctcctcccccctggctcctttatacgggggcagggggcaccccatagacacacaagttgatctatggatcgttccttagccgtgtgcggtgcccccttccaccatattccacctcggtcatatcgttgcggagtttaggcgaagccctgcgccggtagaacatcatcatcgtcaccacgccgtcgtgctgacggaactcatctccggagctcggctggatcggaggccggagatcgtcatcgagctgaacgtgtgttgaactcggaggcttcgtacgttcggtgcttggatcgatcggatcgtgaagacgtacgactacatcaaccgcgttgtgataacgcttccgcttacggtctacgagggtacgtggacgaacactctcctctctcgttgctatgccatcaccatgatcttgcgtgtgcgtaggaattttttcgaaattactacgttccccaacaccaggcCCATGAGTCCAAGCTTCCAACAACGAACTTTGGACAGTATCTTGTCAATATATTCCTCATAATCAACCATCTTCAGTCTAGAATCGGAAAGCGGCATTCCTAGGTACTTGCAAGGGAATTTTTTACAGACACCTATTGAGGCACCCATAATCAACGGCAAATTCAATCCCTCACAGCGGATGGGTGTGAAAGAACTCTTTTCAAAGTTTGTGTGTAAACCGGTCGCATTGCCAAAGAGTTGGAGCAGTTGCTTGATGGATGCAATTTCAGAAGGGTCCGGGTTGATGAAGATTACAGCATCATCGGCATACAACGAGGTGTGAAAAGGCATGCGAGATGACCCAATAGGCTTGAGCACCTTGGCTTCAACAGCGGCATTGATGAGGGCAGCAAGGCAGTCCATCACAATGACGAAAAGCAGCGGTGACATAGGGTTTCCCTGCCGAAGGCCGTGCTGATGGTGAATTGAGTCTGTGAGGGCGCCATTGACAAGCACGTTGGATGTGGCAGTAGACAACATGACAGAGATCCAGTCACGAAACTTGGTGCCGAACCCCTTGGCCTCTAGAACCTGCAGCAAGAACTCCCAAGAGACCGAATCGAAGGCCTTTTCAATATCCAGCTTCAACATCACCGCCGGTGTCTTTGATTGCTTGAACATCTTGGCGAGGCAATGAACATACTTGAAATTGTCATGAATTGTGCGGCCCTTAATGAAGGCACATTGGCAAGGTTGGACAAGGTCGTTCATCCAAGGATGATGCTTTGCCAATCTTGTTTAATTGCAAAACTATCATAAGGCCTTACCGCACTTGAGCGACCACTTCCTTGATTTCTTTTGTTCTCTTGTTAACCAATGTTCTTGGTTTTGGATTTCTGGTTGTTGAGGGCCCTTTGTTAGAATATAAAATCCTCTAGGATTAACATAAATAAGATCTTGATCTCACGAGTAGGATAAAATTAGAGTGCATCACCAGTTTGATAAAATTATACCCCGTTTCTTCTGGCAAAAGAAGGGGATTCAAAGTTACCATATGGTCAAACTAGGAGACCATCTGTTCTCCCAAGGAAGTTGGGGTCTCGGGGTGATTAACACCAAGGTCATGAACTGATGCCTTATCGTCAAATGAGCGTGGAAGCTCCTATAGGGCCAAGGGGTTTGTGACTGCAGAGTTTTAGGAGTAAGTACAAAAAATATTCTGATTTTATTTTGCACTAAATCAGAGGGAAAATAATAACTTTTTGTAACATCCATCACAATGCAAGTACAGAAATACCCTTCAAAAATTACTTTGAGATGCAGATATTTTATAAGGGGGTGTAGTAAGAAAAGATAAGCAACAACAGCAAACAACAAGAACGGCTCTTTATTATTAGCAACAAAAGGTCAGAAAACAAAGTGAATGACACGCCCGTGTGGTGACCAAGACAGATTTATGTACCCGAAGGGGGATAAGTTGATCAAGACATCATGGAATTCAGCATCTTTGTGACTGCGGACTAAGGTAGGAGCAACCCTGTTTGGGTGTCTACAGCCCCTGCATCTTTTGATCAGCCACCCATCTGGCAAACTCTGACGGAATTTCACAGCGCTCTGGTATGGAGTCAGATTTTTCAGCACTTTCGAGAAGTACTAATCTGAAAATCTGCTAAAAGCATCCCTGCCCACACCATCTACTTTGCTCTTTTAGCCTACAAAATAAATAGACGCTTTAAGAAGAAAACACGCCCCATAGCAAACAGGATAACATGTAATGCATTTTTGCATCTAGCTAGTATGAAATGTAGAGGGTGGGGCGGGGTGCAGAGAATATATAGAACAAAAACTTGTTCACTGGTGAGGAAGAGTCCTCCGAAGTGGCTGAAATTTCTTTTCAAATACTTCACGGACTGCATTCCTGCCTCAGAAAAAGCACAAAAGAACAAATGAAGGCACATGAATCGCAAAAGTAAAACaaaaagttcattatgatgtaGTAATAATGAAGGGGGAGAACTGTCTGCTGAAGAAacctgttagactatgtatagcttctgtacctatgtacgtatatggtacatattgtaacacaaccattatatataatgagataagccacccctagagggttgtgctggttccccaaaacttattgtcttacatggtatcacgctaggttacgatcgcttccgcttctaaaccctaatacccgcaccgccgccgcagccgccgccgccttcaccgccgccgccgcgccaccgatcgcgccgccgccatgtcgagcgccgccaccaccggttccactgctgcgggcttcctcccggcctctcttgcggctctgctcaacctcccgctcaatgccgtctctgttccggctccgatcgggacaaggagcatcggctccgtcttctccacgccgccggcgccctcgcttgggcgtgacctcgtggtccacaccgcggcgccgccgtccgctgcggactccgcaggcgtcatcccgccgctcctgccgcaagcggatcacactgccccgctggcggggttggcgNNNNNNNNNNNNNNNNNNNNNNNNNNNNNNNNNNNNNNNNNNNNNNNNNNNNNNNNNNNNNNNNNNNNNNNNNNNNNNNNNNNNNNNNNNNNNNNNNNNNNNNNNNNNNNNNNNNNNNNNNNNNNNNNNNNNNNNNNNNNNNNNNNNNNNNNNNNNNNNNNNNNNNNNNNNNNNNNNNNNNNNNNNNNNNNNNNNNNNNNNNNNNNNNNNNNNNNNNNNNNNNNNNNNNNNNNNNNNNNNNNNNNNNNNNNNNNNNNNNNNNNNNNNNNNNNNNNNNNNNNNNNNNNNNNNNNNNNNNNNNNNNNNNNNNNNNNNNNNNNNNNNNNNNNNNNNNNNNNNNNNNNNNNNNNNNNNNNNNNNNNNNNNNNNNNNNNNNNNNNNNNNNNNNNNNNNNNNNNNNNNNNNNNNNNNNNNNNNNNNNNNNNNNNNNNNNNNNNNNNNNNNNNNNNNNNNNNNNNNNNNNNNNNNNNNNNNNNNNNNNNNNNNNNNNNNNNNNNNNNNNNNNNNNNNNNNNNNNNNNNNNNNNNNNNNNNNNNNNNNNNNNNNNNNNNNNNNNNNNNNNNNNNNNNNNNNNNNNNNNNNNNNNNNNNNNNNNNNNNNNNNNNNNNNNNNNNNNNNNNNNNNNNNNNNNNNNNNNNNNNNNNNNNNNNNNNNNNNNNNNNNNNNNNNNNNNNNNNNNNNNNNNNNNNNNNNNNNNNNNNNNNNNNNNNNNNNNNNNNNNNNNNNNNNNNNNNNNNNNNNNNNNNNNNNNNNNNNNNNNNNNNNNNNNNNNNNNNNNNNNNNNNNNNNNNNNNNNNNNNNNNNNNNNNNNNNNNNNNNNNNNNNNNNNNNNNNNNNNNNNNNNNNNNNNNNNNNNNNNNNNNNNNNNNNNNNNNNNNNNNNNNNNNNNNNNNNNNNNNNNNNNNNNNNNNNNNNNNNNNNNNNNNNNNNNNNNNNNNNNNNNNNNNNNNNNNNNNNNNNNNNNNNNNNNNNNNNNNNNNNNNNNNNNNNNNNNNNNNNNNNNNNNNNNNNNNNNNNNNNNNNNNNNNNNNNNNNNNNNNNNNNNNNNNNNNNNNNNNNNNNNNNNNNNNNNNNNNNNNNNNNNNNNNNNNNNNNNNNNNNNNNNNNNNNNNNNNNNNNNNNNNNNNNNNNNNNNNNNNNNNNNNNNNNNNNNNNNNNNNNNNNNNNNNNNNNNNNNNNNNNNNNNNNNNNNNNNNNNNNNNNNNNNNNNNNNNNNNNNNNNNNNNNNNNNNNNNNNNNNNNNNNNNNNNNNNNNNNNNNNNNNNNNNNNNNNNNNNNNNNNNNNNNNNNNNNNNNNNNNNNNNNNNNNNNNNNNNNNNNNNNNNNNNNNNNNNNNNNNNNNNNNNNNNNNNNNNNNNNNNNNNNNNNNNNNNNNNNNNNNNNNNNNNNNNNNNNNNNNNNNNNNNNNNNNNNNNNNNNNNNNNNNNNNNNNNNNNNNNNNNNNNNNNNNNNNNNNNNNNNNNNNNNNNNNNNNNNNNNNNNNNNNNNNNNNNNNNNNNNNNNNNNNNNNNNNNNNNNNNNNNNNNNNNNNNNNNNNNNNNNNNNNNNNNNNNNNNNNNNNNNNNNNNNNNNNNNNNNNNNNNNNNNNNNNNNNNNNNNNNNNNNNNNNNNNNNNNNNNNNNNNNNNNNNNNNNNNNNNNNNNNNNNNNNNctcctactcgtgttttaaacatgaagactcccattgaggttctccttaatgaacaacctgattatacctttctcaaggtatttgggtgtgcttgctggccgcatcttcgtccatataacaagcgcaagcttgagtttcgttctaagaagtgtgtttttcttggctatagctctcttcataaaggttacaaatgtcttcatgttcccactaatcgtgtctatatatctcgggacgtcgtgtttgatgagcatgtttttccctttgccaaccttcctgtgtccactgtcgaaccaccatccctgcattcatcctctgttgcttctgaccaatttgatgatgttgcatactctcctttgctgttacctaaccatggtgcaggaaccggacgtggagctcgtttggagctgttggaggattcaccatcatcatcgtcgtcttctggtgggcacgtcgatcgccctatgttgcatggcatcgattcgcgtgcccatgcatggtcacccggcgagcccgtcgcgccgagcatctccactgctcggtccgtttcgccagcggccgccgagtcgcccgcggctcggcccgtcatgccgtcttcgcctgcggctcgacccgtcacgccgtcttcgcccgtggctcgggtcctcacgtcgccttcatcagcggatcggcccgcgacaccggccgcgccacggcccactatgccgagctcgccatcggcccggtctgtgatgccggagtcgccagctgcttcgtctgctctgccggtttcgccggtgggtcggccttcttcgccaaccgagtccgaggctaccgtgactggctcctcgtcaccggctgactcgtcaacgtcgccgtcctccagcccgttgcaggctgctccgtcgacctcggtggttcctatgtcccgaccacatacacgcagtcgcagtggcattttcaaacctaaggaacgtaaggatggtacggttgcttggttggctgcttgtttggctgctgctgttgcggatccatcttctgagcctcgctcatatcaggctgccctgcgcattccacattggcgagaggctatggagcaggagtttcatgctcttcttcgtaacaagacatggactctcgttcctccacgaccacgggtaaatgttattgactcaaaatgggtattcaaagtgaagaagcattcggatggatctattgagcgttacaaagcgcgacttgttgctcgcggttttcggcagcgtcatggtcttgactatgaggacaccttcagtcctgtcgtcaagcctaccactattcggcttcttctcttcattgctgtttctcgtggttggtcacttcgtcaacttgatgtgcagaatgcttttctacatggatttttggaggaagaggtttatatgaaacagccgcctggtttctctgatcctgatcatcctgactatatctgtcgtctttccaaagcactatatggtttgaagcaagctcctcgtgcctggcatgcccgccttgcctctgcccttcgtgctcatgggtttgtgccgtctactgctgacacttcgttatttcttctacagaagccagaagtcactatgtatcttttggtatatgtcgatgatattatccttgtcagctcttctcagtatgctgctgatgctcttgtctgctctcttggtgctgattttgcggtcaaagatcttggaaagcttcactactttcttggagttgaggtcacttctcgtgctactggtcttgtccttacgcagaagaagtactccttggagttgttacagagagctggcatgctgaagtgcaaaccgaccaccacacccatgtcgtctaccgacaagataacagctgttgatggtgagcttttgtctcctgcggatgccacagagtacaggagcattgttggtggacttcagtacttgacgatcacgagaccagatatctcttatgctgttaacagggtttgtcagtatcttcaggctcccagagatactcattgggctgctgttaaacgcattcttcgttatgttcagttcaccctgacatttggtatgcatattcggccgacttcctctcgggtcctttcggccttctctgatgcagattgggctggtagcccagatgacaggcgatccacggggggttatgcagtattctttggctctaatttgatcgcctggagtgctcggaaacaggctactgtgtcacgtagcagtactgaagctgagtacaaggctgtggctaatgctactgcagagattatttgggtgcagtctttgcttcaggagttgggtttgtctcaaccatagcctcctattctttggtgtgataacatcggtgctacatacctttctgcaaatccagtatttcatgcccgaatgaaacacattgaagttgactatcactttgtacgggaacgtgtatcacagaagcaactccagatcaagtttatctcatctaaggatcaacttgcagacatcttcactaagcctttaccgctgccacagtttgaggcttgtaggcgcaatcttacccttctcagttctttagaaagtggctaagattgagggagggtgttagactatgtatagcttctgtacccatgtacgtatatggtacatattgtaacacaaccattatatataatgagataagccacccctagagggttgtgctggttccccaaaacttattgtcttacaaaaCCAAACAGTGCATCATCTAAGGCCTTGTTCCTCCTTGGAAAGCTCAATGCCTGCACAAATGAAAACTAGAAGAGAACGAACCGACGCCGATAGACAAAAACAGAAGCTACATTAACAAGATATAAGATCTATTGGTTTAGGTACTATTTGAAAATTCAGAGAGCTGATGGGATAATATAGAACACTTCTCTTGTTTCTGATATGAAACAAGACCAACTTTTACTTGAACATTATGACAGCtaataacatatactccctccgttcctaaatataagtctttttagagattccaatatggactacatacgctccatattgaaatctctaaaaagacttaatatttaggaacggagggagtactttgtttTACTTCAGTAAGCTCTCTACATTGTTTCTGAATCTGAAAAAAACACCATTGAAGGTACAGGTACATTGCTAATTCAAACCAGAATAGAATGAACTACCATTGATAGACAAAAAAATTTCCAGTTTCTACTAGTTATATATTCAGGCTCTACCCATATtatatactacctccgtcccaaaataagtgtctcaactttgtactatgtactaaaattaagacacttattttgggacggagggagtaccttgaaGTGGAACTAATTATATTGAGGCTCTGCTAATTATATATGTATGTACTTATCACTTAGAGCACTTCACTTCTTCATTTTCAGATACACAGAAGGAAAACCGGGTGAAATCATGCAAATCGTTTGATGTGATGTTTGTTTGTCACTTCATAGTGAAGGATAGACCGCATTAAGAATCATCACCCCAAAAACATATGAATAGGACTATGAGGCCCCTTTGGATAAAAAGTCCTTCACCTTATAACGCTACAAGGGCCAGGTAAACAAGAAGCCCTCCATTTCTGAATTATTCAATGTGTGTGCAGTGGTAACAAAAGCCCAACAATCTAAAAAAACTAAATCAATTGGAGCCCTCTTGTACTAAACCATATCAACACCGAGCATGTGGATACCATAAATTTTTCTTGGACATATAAGCAAACAAACATCATTTAGCCGTGACAAATGTAAACGATACAAAATATGATAACATGAACAAAACAAGGCCATCAGCTTCAGCTAAAGGGATTAATCCTGCAATAATGAGACACTTCGGGATAATCACTCACTCTTCATTTGAGAACTCCTACAACGAAACCAGGCCTAATTTACTCTTCACTGGGCCAAAAGCAACAAAAAAAATGCTCACTGAATTCGATCACAACAATCAGAAAAATTAGGCACAGGAGACACAAAATCATATGGAAAAGGCTATAGGAAGAGTGCACAACGAAGGATCCACAGCTAATTGTGCTGTGTGCATCCCAGTTACATCGCTGAAGATGTCAGTTAACTGAACGAAGCCTCAGTTCGAACAGAAAGCAGAGTTGCTGCTAAACAAGTCTAGCAAGAACAATCAAGTATGGCCAAAAATCCCTACAAACTAAATGAGGCAGACCCATACTCCTCTCAGCCTAGCATGGAAGCGTATCAAAGCATTCGATCAGGCGCCAAAAATTGCCGATAGCTCGCTGTACTGCGGCAAAGACCAACAATAGCCAGTGCCGTTGCTGATCGGCAGTGTGGTGGGCCTGGATGTGGCGTGGTCGGGCGAGAAGCAGCTGTAGCTCTCCACCGTCGATGCCTCACTGACTTGTGACGACTCTGGCGTGGCCCAATCTTGGCCAGGGAGGAGGGAGGTGGTGCCATTGGAGGAGGTCAGGGCGGACCGCTGGAAGGCCCAAGCGCCGGTGTTATCGCTCGGGGGAGTCGTGGCATTGTAGCAGGTCAGCTCGGAGCTGGCTGGTGAGACGAGCTCGTAATTGCCCAGCAGTGCCGTCGACGTGCCGCTCAGGTCCGAATTCGCTGGCGTGGGCGAATCTTGGGCGCGGCGGAGGAAGGCGGTGCCGTCGAAGGTCAGGGAAGGGTTGGCGGCCATGGAGAAGCTGGGAATCAGCGGTGTGGCTGTGGGTGCTCTGCGTACCGGCGGTTCTTGCTCTGCCTGCGGCCGCTCGACTGGAAGCAAGAACGCTTCTTGAATCTCCGATGTGGCAACCAGGGTGGGCGGATTTGGTGCGGCAGGAGACGGACGGAACTGCAGGCAACGCCTCACGCTGGCCGaggagccctcgccggagcgctcgccCGCGGCCGCCGCCTTCCTCTTGGATCCGGACATCGACGACGACCCAGACGAAATGGGTTTCGAGGCAGACCGGCCAGCACGACGCTTCTTGTAGATTTTGCAGAGGGCGGGCATGGCCTCGCCGGGGCGAGGGT is from Triticum aestivum cultivar Chinese Spring chromosome 1B, IWGSC CS RefSeq v2.1, whole genome shotgun sequence and encodes:
- the LOC123088198 gene encoding uncharacterized protein; translated protein: MASPRTPDSPRGLIFAPGDADLITIYLQRKISGLPLPVDAAPYIHNADVYAAEPAALVTGLLPASASNDGEGREWYFFTSVRAQSSRGTRRCRAVAGGVGTWHSEKARCDVLDTGGAVVGYRQPFTYEPKNGWLMLEFSQEDPRPGEAMPALCKIYKKRRAGRSASKPISSGSSSMSGSKRKAAAAGERSGEGSSASVRRCLQFRPSPAAPNPPTLVATSEIQEAFLLPVERPQAEQEPPVRRAPTATPLIPSFSMAANPSLTFDGTAFLRRAQDSPTPANSDLSGTSTALLGNYELVSPASSELTCYNATTPPSDNTGAWAFQRSALTSSNGTTSLLPGQDWATPESSQVSEASTVESYSCFSPDHATSRPTTLPISNGTGYCWSLPQYSELSAIFGA